Sequence from the Fictibacillus arsenicus genome:
TACCGCAAACTCTGTTAAGATTGTCATTTAACTAAAAAAAATTAACGTTTTTACAGTAAATGGTCTATCATAGAGATAGAGTACTTTTTAAGGACGTGTACAATGAAAAAACATATTCCGAATTTATTAACTTTAGGGAACTTATTTTGTGGTTTTCTTTCAATAGGATATGCTGCCCATGGCGATTTTCGAAATGCTGCAATGCTTATCTTTATTGCAATGATGCTCGATGCTGTAGATGGTAGAGCAGCACGAATTTTAGGCGTTTCCGGGACACTCGGGAAAGAGCTCGATTCACTGGCTGACGTTGTATCTTTCGGGGTCGCTCCTGCGTTTATCGCAGCTAACTCTTATTTTGCCGGATTAGGCATGTGGGGTTATGTTCTCGCTGGACTATTCCCGCTATTCGGAGCTTACCGGCTTGCCCGATTTAATATTACCGACTCCGAAGAATCCATGAAATACTTCAAAGGCATTCCGATCCCGCCGGCTGGTGGAATCGTAGTCTTTCTAGTCTTTTTTGTAAAAATGATTCCGCTATGGATCTTCGTTCTTATCTTTTACGGAGTAGCATTAATGATGGTCAGCACCATCAAAATTCCAAGTTTAAAGGACATTCCGCTGCCTAGATACGGAACAATCATCACGCTGTTTTTATTCTATATGTTTTATCTGCTAGCCAAGAACAAGTTCGAAAGTGTACCAATTTTCTTTTATGTCGCACTCATCACCTACTTTTTATTCATTAGCGTAAGGTTCATTAAAGTAAAAGAAATCAAGATCATCAGAAGAAAACGAAAGCCTCGAAACAAGAGAAGACGTTTTTAAATTGACGAAACTGCCATCATCCGATACATTTATGAAAAAGTAAATACAATCAGCAAAGGAGCTTTCCATCGCTATACTTCGGGTATAGGACTGGGGCTCCTTTTTTGTTCAGGAGGGATAAACGTGTCTTTTTTACAGTTAGCAGAATCCATCAAGCACCGAATCGTCGAATACCGTCGTCACCTGCACCAATATCCGGAACTGAGTTTTTCCGAATACAAAACCGCTGAATTTGTTGCAAATATTCTTGAAGAAAACAACATCGAGGTGTTAAGGAGCGTAGCCGAAACTGGTGTTGTCGGACTCATAAAGGGAGATTCACCGGGTAAAACCATTGCACTGCGGGCAGATATGGACGCACTCCCGATCCAGGAACAGACCAACCTCAATTTCAGCTCAAACAACCCAGGTGTTATGCATGCTTGCGGACACGATTTCCACACATCAATCCTACTAGGCGTTGCGATACTATTGAACCAGCATCGTCACCTGATCAAAGGAAACATCAAGCTTATCTTCCAGCCGGCTGAAGAAAAATTGACAGGTGCAAAAAAGATGATCGGAAAAGGCGTGCTTCAAAACCCCAACGTGGATGGGATTATGGCGCTGCACTGCTGGCCTGATCTTCCTGCCGGTACGATCGGAATCAGAAAAGGACCGATTACAGCAGCTGCTGATTTTATTGATATTACGATTCATGGAACAGCCGGTCACGCCGCTCATCCTCATAAGTGTGTAGATCCGATCGTTATCGCAGGTCATGTTGTTTCGACCTTGCAAACCGTGATTTCACGTGAGGTTGCACCTACTGACCCAGCCGTCCTCACCATCGGAAAAATTAACGGCGGTACAGCACCTAACGTGATTCCTTCGACCGTTCATTTGTCTGGCATGATTCGGACGGTAAGCCCTGATCTTCAAAAAAGAATGCCTGAAATCATTAATAGAGTTGTAACAAAAACAGCGGAAAGCATGAACGGTGAAGCTGAATTGACTTACACGATGGCGACTCCCCCGCTGATCAGCGACGCTGCCATGGTGGAGTTGATCGACAGCGTTGTTTCAGAAACGCTCGGTCAAGACCGCTTAGTCTATCTCGAAAATCCATCACTAGGTTCTGAAGATTTTTCGTTTTACGCGGAACAGGTGCCAGGCGTTCTCTTCCGATTAGGCACACATAATAAAAAACCAGAATCAAAACTTTCGCTGCATAATGCTGGCGTGGTTTTTGATGAAAATGCGCTCACAACCGGGGTTTCTGTCATGTGTGAAGCTGCCGTTCGTTTCCTAAGCCCCCAAACCACATCCAAACAAACACTTACTGGAAAGGTTTGATTATTGACAGAATATTAACATTATTTTAGAATCAATCTATAAGTGAAGTACGAAAGCAAAGGGGCTATGTATGGGTATTCCTGCGGATTTAGCGGGATTATTTGTGCCGCCCCTTTTTGTGTTTCTAGGAGTCAGCCTTCTTAAGTAGTGAGAAAGGAGACAAACCATGCACCGTACCATTCAAGAACTCTGTAGCCAATACACCACCTTAACCCGTTCAGACATTGACATCATTATCGAAAAATCAAAGTCCCTTCAACTCACTGCCGATCTAACCCAAGCAAACCTATTTATCGATTGTCCAGCAAACGACGGCAAGCACGCCATCGTCGTTGCTGAAGCAAAGCCTGCCAATGTTCCTTCTCTTTACTCAAAATCTGTTGTCGGAAAGTACGCCTATGCGTCCTTTGAGCCTGCCGTCGCTTTTACCCATAAAACCGGCAAGCCGATGAAACGCATGCGTGCCATCACGCAAGAAGCGAAATACGTGAAACAAAGTGTTGTTCCTATTAAAAATGGACACGGTGAAACGATCGGTTCACTCATCATGGAAGAAGACGTGAGCGAACAAGTCCATCACGAAAATAAAGTAAAAGCTCTTTCAGAAACGAACGAACAGCTAAGCCAAACCTTAATCGGACTTACTGAGCAAGACTCCATCATCTCTAACATGATTCAGGAATCTCTCCTGCTTCTCGATTCAAAAGGCAGAATTTTGTATTACAACTCATGTGCAGGTTGTCTGATTAAAGAGCTGGATGGCAAAACCGATATCCTTGGAACGTTTATCCACGACCGCCTCCCTTTTATCACGGGAATCTATGAAAAAAGTGAAAGCATTCTACAGCAAGAAGTAAATGTCGGAAAAAAAGTGCTCGAAGTGAAGCAGATCATACTCGTTAACCAACGGCAAATCACAGGGATCCTCGTCGTGATCAGGGATCTTACGGAGCTCCGGGAAAAAGAACGCCAGCTCATGGTGAAGTCAGCGGTCATCCAGGAAATTCATCATCGTGTAAAAAACAACCTGCAAACTGTATCCAGCCTTCTGCGGCTGCAAATGAAACGCGGAGGCGGTCCGGAAAGTATTCAGCAAAGTCTAAACCGAATCTCCAGCATAGCGGCCGTTCATGAAGAGCTGCTCGAAAGTTCCAAGATTGATGAAGTCGAGATTAAGCAGTTAATTGAACGCATTGGACAGATGTCTATCCAGAGCAGGATGTGTGCAGATGCAGAAGTGTCTATCGAGTTTCACGGTGAAGAGATGTATTTAAAATCAGATGTTGCCGTTTCTCTTGCGCTTACCATCAACGAGCTTATTCAGAACTGTTTGAAGCATGCATTTAAATACAGGAACCACGGAAACATTCTTATTCATTTTTCTGATGCTCAGGATCATTTTGAGGTCTCGGTTGAGGATAACGGCATCGGCTATTCTTCCTCTAATCAATCCTCGTTAGGACTCGATATTGTGAACACGATTGTGTGTCATGACTTAGCAGGAACGTTTACTATTGAAAAAACAAAGAGCGGTACAAAAGCGGTTATCACTTTTCCATTAAAAGAGGTGGAAGCAGTTTGAAACCTAAAATCATTGTGATTGAAGATGAAGCGATTTTGCGAATGGATCTAAAAGAAATGCTTACCGATGCAGGCTATGACGTGATTGCAGAAGGTGATAACGGAGAAAAAGCAATTGAGCTTGCTCACCAGTTCAAGCCTGATTTAATGATCATGGATATTAAAATGCCGAAGATGGACGGGCTAAAAGCAAGCCGGATTATCGCCAAACAAAGTAAAACCCCGATTTTGATGCTGACGGCATTCAGCCAGAAGGAGTTTGTGGAAGATGCGAAAAAAGCCAATGTGCTTGGATATCTTGTAAAGCCCATCTCTGAGGCGAATCTGGTACCCGCAGTAGAAATCGCACTCTCTCAAGCTCAGCAGCGTGTGCAATTTGAAGATGAACTTTTACAAAAAGATAAAAAAATGAATGCCCGAAAGCAGATTGAACGTGCAAAAGGCGTCCTCATGAAAGTGAAGAAGCTGAACGAACAAGCTGCATATGAAAAGATGCGAAACTTCAGCATGAAACAGCAAGTCTCGCTTGAACGCACAGCAAATGCCATTTTAAAAAAGTACGCGAATGATATGTGACGAATGATATGTGATCAAAGACATGTAAATAGCAACCCGGCAAAGACGCCCGAGAAATACATCAACCATGTATGTCCCTGGGCGTCTTTTGTCTTGTTTTACTCTCTTATTCTCCAAAACTATCCTTACAGGAGGTATGAAACATGGAAAAAACGACACTGAATTACCTATGGATTAACGGTGAGAAAATCAGTACATCTGAGACTATCGATGTTATCAACCCGGCGACTGGTGAAGTGATCGACCAAGTGCCTAATGGTTGTGAAAAAGAAACAAAGCTTGCGATCAACGCTGCCTATGAAGCTTTTAAACCGTGGAAGAAGCTCACCCCCGGAAAACGGGAGGCTTACCTAGTAAAGTGGGCTGATAATTTACTAGAAAACCGTGATGAACTGGCTGCTATTTTAACGGAAGAACAAGGAAAGCCAATAAGTGAATCGCGAGGTGAAATTGAAGGATGTGCAACGTTCATCAGATGGTACGCCGAGGAAGGAAAACGGGTTTACGGCGAAGTGATCACGGGCTCCAGCGAAAACCAGCGCATCTCGGTCATCAAACAGCCGGTTGGAGTATGCGGGCTGATCACACCGTGGAACTTCCCTGGCGCGATGGTGGCACGGAAAACCGCTCCTGCTCTTGCGGCTGGCTGTACGGTCGTTGTGAAACCTGCGAGTGAAACGCCGAGAATTGCCATCGCAATCTTTGAACAGCTCATGAAAACCGGTATCCCAGCAGGGGTCGCGAATCTTGTAACCGGGAAAGCATCTGTTATTGGTGAGACGCTATTAGAAGATAGACGGGTGAAGAAGATTTCGTTTACTGGTTCAACCGAAATCGGAAAGCAACTCATGAAGCGAGCAGCCGATCAAGTGAAACGTATTTCGCTGGAGCTTGGGGGAAATGCACCAGCGATCGTCTTCCCTGACGCGAATCTTGACCTCGCTGCTGAGAAAATCGTCGACAATAAGTTCGAAAACTGCGGACAGATGTGCAACGGGATAAACGTCATTTATGCCCATGAAGAAATCAAGGAAAAGCTCACTGAAAAAATCGTAAATCTAGTAAAAGAGCTAAAAGTAGGCTCGGGGTCTGTCCCGGGGTCAGACCCCGGGACAGACCCCATACAAATTGGACCTTTAGTCAACGAAGCAGCACTCAAAAACGTCGAAGAATTGCTTCAAGATGCTAAAGAAAAAGGTGCAACAGTGGAAACTGGCGGCGAGCGAACCGGTGACTCCACCGGCTACTTCTTTCAGCCAACTGTACTCAGCGATGTCACACTCGATATGAAACTGACACAAGATGAAATTTTCGGTCCGGTCGCTCCTATCCTCTCTTTCCAAAGAGAACAGGAGGTTGTGGAATTCACCGAGAAAAGCCCTTACGGATTGGCAGCTTACTTCTTCACCCGTGATGTAAACCGCGTCTACCGCATGGCTGAAGAACTCGACTCAGGCATGATCGGCGTAAATGGAACATCGCTGAGTGTCCCTCAAGCTCCGTTTGGCGGAATTAAAGAAAGCGGCATCGGCCGTGAAGGCGGATTTTACGGATTAGAAGAGTTTCTCGAACTGAAATACATCTCACTCACGCTCGAAAATGAAGAAGGAGGTTATTAAAATGAGTCAAGAAACAATCGTAAATTTATCCAAGGAAGACGCAAAGAAAACAGGATTGATCTCTAAAGAAACCTTGCTTTCATTGCTGGAAGACGGATCGATCGACACCGTGAATCTAGCAATCTGTGATATGCAAGGGCGACTGATGGGAAAGCGTCTGACGGCTGACTATTGTTTAGAAAACAACCTCGATAAAGGAACACATTTTTGCAACTATCTGCTTGGTACAGACTTTGAAATGAACACGCCTGACGGCTACGAAATGATGAACTGGGAGAACGGCTACGGTGACTGGCTCGCCCTTCCCGACTGGTCAACGCTCCGTATCGTGCCTTGGGCGGACCGTACCGCCATCGTTTTTTGCGATGTGTACGACGAAAAGACCGGTGATCCCATCCCGATTGCGCCTCGTACCCTTTTGAAGAACCAAATTGAAAAAGCAGCAGCAAAAGGCTTCGAACTCAACATGGCAAGTGAACTCGAATTCTATCTGTTCAAAGAGTCCTTTGAAGATCTTCATCAAAAAGGCTATGAAGATGTTGAGACGGCTGGACACATAAACGAAGATTACAACCTTCTTCAAGGGACACGAAACGAACCGTTTTATCAAAAAATACGCCGGAACATGGCCAAAGCGGATATCCCAATTGAGTCTTCAAAAGGTGAGGCGTTTAAAGGACAGCATGAGATTAACATGCGTTATTCCCACGCACTAAACGCTGCCGACAACCACATCATGTTCAAACACGGCATGAAAGAAATATGTATGCAAGACAATTTATCTGTCACGTTTATGGCAAAGCCAAACCACCAATGGACAGGCTCGAGCGGCCACATCCACCTGAGCCTTTGGGACAAGCGTGCGGGCGAGAATGTTTTTTATGATCCGGATAGCGGCAATCATAACATGTCTGAAACGATGCAGCATTTTTTAGCTGGTGTCTTAAAATACTCACGTGATTTTGCCCTGTTTTTCGCTCCATACGTGAACTCGTATAAAAGATACGCTCAAGAAAGCTGGGCCCCAGTTAACATCATCTGGAGTCATGACAACCGTTCATCCGGCTACCGAATTGTAGGTAACGGAAAAAGTCTCCGCATGGAAACACGTATTCCAGGAGCGGATATGAATCCTTATTTAGCCTATACCGCATTGATCGGCGCTGGGCTTCAAGGCATTGAGGAACGTTTAGAACTCGAACCTGAATTCAAAGGCAACGCTTATAAAGATAAAAACATTCCGCGTATTCCAGGTTCGCTATATGAGGCCATCCAATGCTGGGAAGATAGTGAAGTCGTTCAAAAAGTGTTGGGCGAAAAAGCAGCCTCCCACTACCTCTTTACCGCAAAACTAGAACAAAAACAGTTTGATCGTATCGTTACAAAATGGGAACGCCAGCGTTATTTCGAGCAGTGCTAGCAGATTATCTGAACTTGAGGAGGAACAAAAGATGAGACTACAAGACAAAGTATGCATCATAACAGGGGCCGGCGGCGGAATGGGAAAAACCGCTGCTGAAATGTTCGCAAAAGAAGGCGCAAAAATCGCAGTATTTGAGATGAACGAAAAAAGCGGCTCGGAGGCGGCTGAAGCGATTCGTCAAGCTGGCGGTGACGCGACCTACTTTTATTGCAACGTAACGGACGAAAAAAGCGTAAAAAAAGCCGTTGGTGATACCGTAGAAAAATACGGAAAAATCGATGTCCTCTATAACAACGCCGGCGTCATGATTGCAGAGGATCACTCTGTCATTGATACTCCTGAAGACGCGTGGGACTTGGTTAT
This genomic interval carries:
- the pssA gene encoding CDP-diacylglycerol--serine O-phosphatidyltransferase, yielding MKKHIPNLLTLGNLFCGFLSIGYAAHGDFRNAAMLIFIAMMLDAVDGRAARILGVSGTLGKELDSLADVVSFGVAPAFIAANSYFAGLGMWGYVLAGLFPLFGAYRLARFNITDSEESMKYFKGIPIPPAGGIVVFLVFFVKMIPLWIFVLIFYGVALMMVSTIKIPSLKDIPLPRYGTIITLFLFYMFYLLAKNKFESVPIFFYVALITYFLFISVRFIKVKEIKIIRRKRKPRNKRRRF
- a CDS encoding M20 metallopeptidase family protein translates to MSFLQLAESIKHRIVEYRRHLHQYPELSFSEYKTAEFVANILEENNIEVLRSVAETGVVGLIKGDSPGKTIALRADMDALPIQEQTNLNFSSNNPGVMHACGHDFHTSILLGVAILLNQHRHLIKGNIKLIFQPAEEKLTGAKKMIGKGVLQNPNVDGIMALHCWPDLPAGTIGIRKGPITAAADFIDITIHGTAGHAAHPHKCVDPIVIAGHVVSTLQTVISREVAPTDPAVLTIGKINGGTAPNVIPSTVHLSGMIRTVSPDLQKRMPEIINRVVTKTAESMNGEAELTYTMATPPLISDAAMVELIDSVVSETLGQDRLVYLENPSLGSEDFSFYAEQVPGVLFRLGTHNKKPESKLSLHNAGVVFDENALTTGVSVMCEAAVRFLSPQTTSKQTLTGKV
- a CDS encoding sensor histidine kinase; this translates as MHRTIQELCSQYTTLTRSDIDIIIEKSKSLQLTADLTQANLFIDCPANDGKHAIVVAEAKPANVPSLYSKSVVGKYAYASFEPAVAFTHKTGKPMKRMRAITQEAKYVKQSVVPIKNGHGETIGSLIMEEDVSEQVHHENKVKALSETNEQLSQTLIGLTEQDSIISNMIQESLLLLDSKGRILYYNSCAGCLIKELDGKTDILGTFIHDRLPFITGIYEKSESILQQEVNVGKKVLEVKQIILVNQRQITGILVVIRDLTELREKERQLMVKSAVIQEIHHRVKNNLQTVSSLLRLQMKRGGGPESIQQSLNRISSIAAVHEELLESSKIDEVEIKQLIERIGQMSIQSRMCADAEVSIEFHGEEMYLKSDVAVSLALTINELIQNCLKHAFKYRNHGNILIHFSDAQDHFEVSVEDNGIGYSSSNQSSLGLDIVNTIVCHDLAGTFTIEKTKSGTKAVITFPLKEVEAV
- a CDS encoding ANTAR domain-containing response regulator, with amino-acid sequence MKPKIIVIEDEAILRMDLKEMLTDAGYDVIAEGDNGEKAIELAHQFKPDLMIMDIKMPKMDGLKASRIIAKQSKTPILMLTAFSQKEFVEDAKKANVLGYLVKPISEANLVPAVEIALSQAQQRVQFEDELLQKDKKMNARKQIERAKGVLMKVKKLNEQAAYEKMRNFSMKQQVSLERTANAILKKYANDM
- a CDS encoding NAD-dependent succinate-semialdehyde dehydrogenase, encoding MEKTTLNYLWINGEKISTSETIDVINPATGEVIDQVPNGCEKETKLAINAAYEAFKPWKKLTPGKREAYLVKWADNLLENRDELAAILTEEQGKPISESRGEIEGCATFIRWYAEEGKRVYGEVITGSSENQRISVIKQPVGVCGLITPWNFPGAMVARKTAPALAAGCTVVVKPASETPRIAIAIFEQLMKTGIPAGVANLVTGKASVIGETLLEDRRVKKISFTGSTEIGKQLMKRAADQVKRISLELGGNAPAIVFPDANLDLAAEKIVDNKFENCGQMCNGINVIYAHEEIKEKLTEKIVNLVKELKVGSGSVPGSDPGTDPIQIGPLVNEAALKNVEELLQDAKEKGATVETGGERTGDSTGYFFQPTVLSDVTLDMKLTQDEIFGPVAPILSFQREQEVVEFTEKSPYGLAAYFFTRDVNRVYRMAEELDSGMIGVNGTSLSVPQAPFGGIKESGIGREGGFYGLEEFLELKYISLTLENEEGGY
- a CDS encoding glutamine synthetase family protein, with the translated sequence MSQETIVNLSKEDAKKTGLISKETLLSLLEDGSIDTVNLAICDMQGRLMGKRLTADYCLENNLDKGTHFCNYLLGTDFEMNTPDGYEMMNWENGYGDWLALPDWSTLRIVPWADRTAIVFCDVYDEKTGDPIPIAPRTLLKNQIEKAAAKGFELNMASELEFYLFKESFEDLHQKGYEDVETAGHINEDYNLLQGTRNEPFYQKIRRNMAKADIPIESSKGEAFKGQHEINMRYSHALNAADNHIMFKHGMKEICMQDNLSVTFMAKPNHQWTGSSGHIHLSLWDKRAGENVFYDPDSGNHNMSETMQHFLAGVLKYSRDFALFFAPYVNSYKRYAQESWAPVNIIWSHDNRSSGYRIVGNGKSLRMETRIPGADMNPYLAYTALIGAGLQGIEERLELEPEFKGNAYKDKNIPRIPGSLYEAIQCWEDSEVVQKVLGEKAASHYLFTAKLEQKQFDRIVTKWERQRYFEQC